One Desulfovibrio desulfuricans DSM 642 genomic window, CTTGCTGCTCAAAGCGCAAGGGGCTTTGTCTTTTCCTCCTTCTACTACCCCCTCCCTTCCGTTCTTTTTTCCCCCTCGATTTTTATCGTTCCTCTCTGGTAGCGCGTCCAGAGCCCGTCAGCCGCATTTACGCAAACCCGACTTTTTGGGCCTGCCTGCGTCAAAATTAGTTTTTTAATGCTCACGTACTTGAAGTACGATGCGCTTAAAAAACTAATTTTTCCTTGTCAGTCCACAAAAATGCGTATTTTGCAAACTCGCCCAACACCAGCACGTCGCCTCCGCTCACGCTCCGGCGAGTCTAAGGATGGCAGCTCCACAACCATCTCCTGATCACGACCTGCAAAAGGCAAGAGGGAAGGCGGCACCACAACCACTTCACATCATTCCCGCTGAAAGGCAGGGGCACACTTGTGGCATAAGGCTTTGTAATTTCATTTATAACTTGAAACACTGCAAAAACTGCGAGCAAGGCAATCCCGATCATACGGCATTTGTGAACCCAGGCAACGGTTTGGCGGCGGGAGCTGTTTTGCCAGCGCCGATGTCAAGGCCATAACGGGTGCGGAAACAGCGCAACGGAGCCAGCGGCGTATGCGGGGCATGCAAAAGGATAAGATGGATTACTTTGTGGTGAGCAGCAAGAGCACGGAACAGCGTTTTACTCTGGTGGTGCGCTGTGAACCGGGGGCCGCCTCAGCGGAGCCTGCCTAACCGTTATGTGTTGCGCCCATAACCCCGTAGCGTGTCGGATTAGCCCTACTCTGCCATGAAGGGGGAAAAGCAAGTCAACTCGAAGCCCGTAGTGCTCTCCAAGCGCGCAACGTTTTTTATCTGGACTGTGTGCGAGTAGTGCAGATAGACAATCGCATTGTTTGCGCAATGCAGACGAGTAATTAACCGCCGTGTAGGCGGCTTAGAAGCCCACTGTTGTCAAAAAGGAACGGATGCGTGCGTAAACCGCCCTGCAGGCTGCTTGAAAGCGTCAATGATGCCGTTGCGGCTGCATGGCTGGTCTTGTCTGCGTCTATATGGGCAGGGCTTTCCTGTGTAATGCGGCTTCGAAAAGTTTTCTACATGTGCATTCTTACGGGCAAAGATATGAAAAGCCTGCTCGCTGCCAAGGCTTTTCAGCCGGGTGACTTCTTCTTGCCATAACCGCTGACATAAAAAATGTTCATTCCACAGAATTTGCTGCGCAATTTCTACAAGGTCGCATCTTAAACGCCATTATGGGAACACGGATCGACAACCCATTCCAACTGCGGCTTGCCTTGATCTGCCTTTCTCCTCCTTCCCTCAAAAAATGATCCTTTCTGCGACGAACCTGCTGCGTTGCATTGTTGCACCCTTTTGTCTGGGCTCAAACATTTCAATCCACTCTTTGCGGAAGAGGCAGCATATTGATGCTCATTTGTTAACGCTCGTTAACTATTTAAGCACGTTTTCGAGCATACAACGAGAATTTCTATGTGATTGTGATTTATATAACGTAAAAAAAGATCGTTTTTGCAATAGATTAAGTGCATTCTGCCAGATTTTTTCAACTTGCTTGCTGTATGGCATGTCTTTTGCTTGCATTGGTACATATTTGAACTGTTATAGAAACTGTTTGCTTGATGAATGATCACTGTTTTTCTGATTATTGTTTTAACTATTAAATCCATATGCTCATGAAATAACATAAAATGCATGCGGATTTGATAAAAATAACAGACTAAATGGAGAATGACATGGCTACAGCAACTACAGCTCTTGAAAACGCACTCGCACAACTGGAACAAGCGGCAGCCCTCGCCGGACTCGAACCCCATGTTCATGAATTTCTCAAGCGTCCCATGCGTGAACTTACAGTGCGCATCCCCCTTAAAATGGATAATGGTAGTGTAAAAAATTATCGAAGCCTACCGTTTTCACCACAACTGGGCCAACGGCCCCATTCGTGGCGGCACGCGTTTTCACAAGGATGAAACGCCCGATGACGTGCGTGCGCTGAGCATGTGGATGACTATCAAAAACGCCTGCAACAACATTCCCAACGGCGGCGGCAAGGGCGGCATTGCTGTTGACCCCACCACCTTGTCTCTCAACGAACTGGAGCGGTTGTGCCGTGGCTATATCCGCGCCATCTCTTCCATCACCGGCCCCTGGATGGACTTTCCCGGCGCTGACATCGGCACCGATACCCGCACCCAAAGCTGGATGCTGGACGAATGGGAAGCCATGCACCAGCGGCTTGAACCGGCTGCCGTGAGCGGAAAGGCCATGCCCCTTGGCGGTTCTGCCGGGCGCGCTCTGGCCACCAGCCGTGGCGTGCAGTACGCCACCCGTGCGGTTGCGGCCTCTGTGGGCAAGCCCATGTCGAGCTTGCGCGCTGTTGTGCAGGGTTTTGGCAAGGTGGGCGGAAACCTTGTGTCGCTGTACAATGAAGACAATGTGACCATCTGCGGCGTAAGCGACGTGAACGGCGGCATCTACAATGCCGGTGGTCTCGATGTGAAGGACGTGTTTG contains:
- a CDS encoding Glu/Leu/Phe/Val family dehydrogenase, producing MRGGTRFHKDETPDDVRALSMWMTIKNACNNIPNGGGKGGIAVDPTTLSLNELERLCRGYIRAISSITGPWMDFPGADIGTDTRTQSWMLDEWEAMHQRLEPAAVSGKAMPLGGSAGRALATSRGVQYATRAVAASVGKPMSSLRAVVQGFGKVGGNLVSLYNEDNVTICGVSDVNGGIYNAGGLDVKDVFAWFEEKGTLTGYPKAKAVTNAELLVQDCDVLAPCAVQSVITPENAANVKAWAIMEGANGPVTVEAEKILRDRKIIDCPDVYANSGGTQVAHFERIQNLNNDCWTEEFVNKKLEGVFLDVFNEIYAVSNEKNITMRMACWVKALNHTVASMKWRSWV